The segment GACGGCCAGATCACATGGGACCAGGTGTTCCAGCGCTGGAAGGCGCGCGGCCCCATGAACGAGTATTACGTCGAGACCGTGCGTCGCAGCCACGGCTCGGTGCAGAAGCTGCTGGAGGCAGCGTGAGCCCGACCCAGCTCCACCCCCTGTGGAACGCGCTCCGCGAGGTCCGCGACCCGGAGCTCCCGGTCAGCGTGGTGGACCTGGGACTGATCTACGCGATCCGGCGGGACGGCGCGCGCGTCGAGGTCGACCTGACGTTCACGGCCACGGGCTGCCCCTGCATGGCGTTCATCCGCGAGGACGTGCGTGGCCGCCTGCTCCGCGAGCCGGGCGTGCACGAGGTCGTTATCCACGAGGTCTGGGACCCGCCCTGGACCCGC is part of the Gemmatimonadota bacterium genome and harbors:
- a CDS encoding metal-sulfur cluster assembly factor — translated: MGPGVPALEGARPHERVLRRDRASQPRLGAEAAGGSVSPTQLHPLWNALREVRDPELPVSVVDLGLIYAIRRDGARVEVDLTFTATGCPCMAFIREDVRGRLLREPGVHEVVIHEVWDPPWTRERMTEEGRRVLRSYGIAA